The following are from one region of the Marispirochaeta aestuarii genome:
- a CDS encoding M23 family metallopeptidase, translated as MILCICAAAGADIYHTIKPGETLYRLSREYGVSVDELKTINDIDDVSDIRVGTRLLIRREQTSSSTFEKYTVEKGDTLYRIARNNDMSLSELLELNDLNEDHMLRVGEVLKIGTTEENSENGVTNQQAVAVNQPENGDENVSGDGKTEFFWPHQGERISLNGKLVGKEIKGLNGDPVVSVSSGKVIWVAPYHGYGKIIMVEAPDKHIFAYGGNGDTLVNVGDNVRPGQKLGLLGAGGSEGAAKAFFFVYRNGKPVDPESAPRK; from the coding sequence TTGATTCTCTGCATCTGTGCTGCGGCGGGGGCGGATATTTATCATACGATAAAGCCGGGAGAAACCCTCTATCGTTTGTCCCGGGAATATGGTGTTTCCGTAGACGAACTGAAAACAATCAACGACATTGATGACGTAAGTGACATACGAGTCGGTACCCGTCTTTTAATCAGGAGAGAGCAGACAAGCTCATCGACCTTTGAAAAATACACTGTCGAAAAAGGCGATACCCTCTATCGAATAGCCAGAAACAACGACATGAGTCTTAGTGAGCTGCTTGAATTGAATGATCTCAATGAAGATCATATGCTGAGGGTAGGCGAGGTACTGAAAATCGGTACAACTGAAGAGAATTCGGAAAACGGTGTAACGAATCAGCAGGCAGTTGCTGTAAACCAACCGGAGAACGGAGACGAAAACGTCTCCGGGGATGGGAAAACCGAGTTTTTCTGGCCTCATCAGGGAGAAAGGATCAGCCTGAACGGAAAACTGGTCGGCAAAGAGATAAAGGGCCTCAACGGAGACCCTGTTGTTTCGGTTTCTTCGGGAAAGGTTATCTGGGTAGCACCATACCATGGATACGGCAAGATCATCATGGTTGAAGCTCCGGACAAGCATATCTTTGCCTACGGAGGAAACGGCGATACTCTGGTCAATGTAGGCGATAACGTCAGGCCCGGTCAGAAGCTTGGACTTCTGGGAGCCGGAGGATCAGAGGGCGCTGCCAAAGCCTTCTTTTTCGTCTACCGGAACGGAAAACCCGTCGACCCTGAATCGGCACCGAGGAAGTAG
- the udk gene encoding uridine kinase — protein MNTRIVGICGGSGSGKTTVVRKIGESFPDFVCIPQDNYYRSAFNIDNSNITNVNFDHPDAFDNELIMQHLSALKKGKSVEMPQYDFVNHKRQDQTVRVDPHPLIIFEGILIFFDKRIRDLIDLKVFIDTPDDIRFIRRLQRDIHERGRTMDSVIQQYLEKVRPGHSGFVEPTKRYADIIIPEGGFNEIALEVLISFLRSVGS, from the coding sequence ATGAATACCAGAATTGTCGGAATTTGCGGAGGTTCGGGTTCTGGAAAAACAACTGTGGTCAGGAAGATCGGAGAATCGTTTCCTGATTTTGTCTGTATTCCCCAGGATAATTACTACAGATCGGCCTTCAATATAGACAACTCAAACATTACCAATGTCAATTTTGATCATCCCGATGCCTTTGATAATGAACTGATAATGCAGCATCTTTCTGCGCTGAAAAAGGGTAAATCCGTGGAAATGCCGCAGTACGACTTTGTAAATCATAAGCGTCAGGATCAGACTGTCCGGGTGGATCCTCATCCCCTGATTATCTTTGAGGGTATCCTGATTTTTTTTGATAAAAGAATACGGGATCTGATCGATCTCAAGGTTTTTATCGACACACCGGATGATATTCGCTTTATTCGCCGACTTCAGCGGGATATTCATGAACGAGGACGTACCATGGACTCTGTGATTCAGCAGTATCTGGAAAAGGTGCGGCCCGGTCATTCAGGGTTTGTGGAACCGACAAAACGCTATGCGGATATTATTATCCCCGAAGGGGGATTCAACGAAATAGCATTGGAAGTCCTTATCTCTTTTCTCCGCTCCGTCGGTTCCTGA
- a CDS encoding HU family DNA-binding protein has product MVFESLPPEIQRHLEALVRLLPDQKENSLELLARVWEEKDSLFQEQAEALGMFLERKVVPGEGNGILALTSSGSILSIGPGTEERLLEYASIKTRTDVPDIFTETISVYPQSIVVGESVSFPEGRLNKTSPIYRIAVCSSDTPREEQEKRIREATIYLTNGFMKLNRSLHLDPSSVPDQFTMKSMVRYVAKKNAVTAAECKSIVDDFLYLIETGLCLGEKVPLGRIGRFSIKQQDARKARIVKHPGTGREVTVEAKPAVVVPRISFSSYLKERLSELPLPNSTIER; this is encoded by the coding sequence ATGGTTTTTGAAAGTTTACCTCCGGAAATCCAGCGTCATCTGGAAGCACTGGTCCGGCTTCTGCCCGACCAGAAAGAGAACTCCCTCGAGCTTCTTGCACGGGTGTGGGAAGAAAAAGATTCCCTGTTCCAGGAACAGGCCGAAGCCCTGGGAATGTTTCTTGAGAGAAAGGTCGTACCCGGAGAAGGAAATGGCATACTCGCCCTTACGAGCTCAGGTTCCATTTTGAGCATCGGACCCGGTACGGAAGAGCGGCTCCTGGAATATGCGAGTATAAAAACCAGGACTGATGTACCTGACATCTTTACCGAGACCATATCAGTATATCCGCAATCGATCGTCGTTGGTGAATCTGTCTCTTTTCCCGAAGGCAGGCTGAACAAAACCAGTCCGATCTACCGCATAGCAGTCTGCTCCTCCGATACACCCAGAGAAGAACAGGAAAAACGTATACGGGAAGCAACGATCTACCTTACCAACGGCTTCATGAAGCTGAACAGAAGCCTGCACCTTGATCCGTCCTCCGTACCTGACCAGTTCACCATGAAAAGCATGGTGCGTTATGTCGCAAAGAAAAACGCTGTAACAGCTGCCGAATGCAAATCCATAGTGGACGATTTTCTGTATCTTATCGAGACAGGTCTTTGCCTGGGAGAAAAGGTTCCCCTGGGCAGGATAGGTCGATTTTCCATAAAACAGCAGGATGCAAGGAAGGCCAGGATCGTCAAACACCCGGGAACAGGCAGGGAAGTGACTGTGGAGGCGAAGCCGGCGGTTGTGGTTCCGAGAATATCCTTTTCCAGCTACCTGAAAGAACGACTTTCGGAACTCCCTCTTCCCAATTCAACAATAGAACGGTAA